A single Bacillus sp. OxB-1 DNA region contains:
- a CDS encoding class I adenylate-forming enzyme family protein has translation MNVMNEITRFSISTPNKIALKNLHSTITYEELEKKINQTANAFLSFGVEKGERILIQVGNRFEFIYCYYAAMKIGAIIVPINPLYTPNEMSFIVEDCQPVVYVCEQSAKNNIETVNKHSENVKKIVVLDDESEELNFGRYMTEQSGEYEANIEDNAVCQILYTSGTTGHPKGAMLTHDGLAGNAKTYSEHLKCTSDDIGLIVAPLYHAAAQTNCLNTMILSNAGCYIMEKFVPKVVLDTMEKEQITYFFGPPTMYAMLLNDPNIENYQFNLRIAFTGAASMPVSVHKRWKELFGFDILEGYGLTECSPVVSNHGPDGPIKHGSIGPAIEGVSVKIFDENDQEVPVGEIGEVVVQGPNVMKGYWNRPEATKEALRGGWFHTGDVGYQDEDGYFYIVDRKKDMINQGGLKIYPREIEEVLYQYGSFLEVGVVGEPDAIKGEQVVAYVTLKDSKGSVDFEDVEKFCRKNLAPYKIPKKYYVLDEMPKTLSGKILKTQLVKA, from the coding sequence ATGAATGTAATGAATGAGATTACGAGGTTTTCCATTTCTACTCCCAACAAAATTGCTTTAAAAAATCTGCATTCTACAATTACATATGAAGAATTGGAAAAGAAGATCAATCAGACAGCGAACGCATTTTTGTCATTCGGTGTCGAAAAAGGTGAACGCATCCTCATTCAAGTAGGTAACCGATTTGAATTCATCTATTGTTATTACGCCGCCATGAAAATCGGAGCCATCATCGTGCCAATCAATCCTCTCTATACTCCCAATGAAATGAGCTTTATAGTGGAGGATTGCCAGCCGGTCGTCTATGTTTGTGAGCAATCGGCGAAAAACAATATCGAAACAGTAAACAAGCATTCAGAAAATGTAAAAAAGATAGTCGTGCTCGATGATGAATCGGAAGAATTGAATTTTGGAAGATATATGACCGAACAATCCGGGGAATACGAGGCGAATATTGAAGATAATGCTGTCTGTCAAATCCTCTATACGTCTGGAACGACAGGTCATCCGAAAGGGGCAATGTTAACGCATGATGGACTTGCCGGAAATGCTAAGACCTATAGTGAGCATTTAAAGTGTACGTCCGATGATATTGGATTGATTGTCGCGCCTCTTTATCATGCAGCAGCACAAACGAACTGCTTAAATACGATGATCCTATCGAATGCAGGTTGCTACATCATGGAGAAATTCGTCCCGAAAGTTGTATTGGACACGATGGAAAAGGAGCAAATTACGTATTTTTTTGGTCCACCGACCATGTATGCGATGCTGTTAAATGACCCAAATATCGAGAACTATCAATTCAATTTACGGATTGCTTTCACGGGTGCGGCGTCCATGCCTGTGTCGGTCCACAAACGATGGAAGGAATTATTCGGGTTTGACATCTTGGAAGGCTATGGCTTGACCGAATGTTCGCCTGTCGTTAGCAATCACGGTCCAGATGGTCCGATTAAACATGGATCAATCGGTCCTGCGATTGAAGGGGTATCGGTCAAAATTTTTGATGAAAATGATCAAGAAGTGCCTGTGGGTGAAATTGGGGAAGTCGTTGTCCAAGGGCCGAATGTCATGAAAGGGTATTGGAATAGGCCGGAAGCTACAAAAGAAGCATTGCGTGGAGGGTGGTTCCATACGGGTGACGTTGGTTATCAAGACGAGGATGGGTATTTTTATATCGTTGATCGGAAAAAAGATATGATCAACCAAGGCGGTTTGAAAATCTATCCACGGGAAATCGAGGAAGTCCTCTATCAGTACGGCAGTTTTCTTGAAGTGGGCGTGGTCGGAGAACCGGATGCGATTAAAGGGGAACAAGTTGTTGCCTATGTAACATTGAAGGATTCCAAAGGTTCGGTTGATTTTGAGGATGTTGAAAAGTTTTGTAGAAAGAATTTAGCTCCTTATAAAATCCCGAAGAAATATTACGTTCTTGATGAAATGCCGAAAACACTGAGTGGAAAAATATTAAAGACGCAACTGGTGAAAGCCTGA
- a CDS encoding TetR/AcrR family transcriptional regulator, with the protein MKKNDKYYSILEAAKKVFAQEGYHGASISKIAKEADIGDGTVYLYFKNKEDILIQLFDTAIYHRHVPKSESLIEPLQDPRIMLYELIRNHFDFFGEDYDMAKVVQIESRQPTESSRSVVKKGTKRYFQLLRKIIEKGQEEGLFRTDVSTSSLQILIFGTLDEFVTAWVLSEHKYSLMRKVEDAYKMLLQSIYNFSNNEREQWLASPRKN; encoded by the coding sequence ATGAAAAAAAATGACAAGTATTATAGTATCTTGGAAGCTGCCAAGAAAGTATTTGCCCAAGAAGGCTATCATGGTGCCTCCATCTCAAAAATAGCTAAGGAAGCTGATATTGGTGACGGCACTGTTTATTTATATTTTAAAAACAAAGAAGATATTTTGATCCAATTATTCGACACGGCCATTTATCATCGTCATGTTCCGAAATCTGAGAGCTTAATCGAACCGCTTCAAGATCCACGGATTATGCTGTATGAATTAATCCGCAATCATTTTGACTTTTTTGGAGAAGACTATGACATGGCAAAAGTGGTTCAGATCGAATCACGGCAACCTACCGAATCATCAAGAAGCGTTGTCAAAAAAGGAACAAAACGCTATTTCCAATTACTGAGGAAAATTATAGAAAAAGGACAAGAAGAAGGTTTATTCCGAACGGATGTATCGACCTCTTCCTTACAAATACTTATCTTCGGCACATTGGATGAATTCGTAACAGCTTGGGTTCTATCGGAACATAAATATTCATTAATGCGCAAAGTGGAGGATGCCTATAAAATGCTCTTGCAATCCATCTATAACTTTTCCAACAACGAAAGAGAACAATGGCTTGCATCTCCCAGAAAAAATTGA
- a CDS encoding 3-hydroxyacyl-CoA dehydrogenase family protein produces MKKIKEITQVAVVGAGAMGSGIAQVCIQSGYSVVLYDVNESQLKLAASNVLNRIKKWAEKRNRQEELQLLEGRLIIGGRLEDIESAEIVIEAIAEQLDVKQSLFNRLEDIVSSDTILASNTSGISITDIALGCKNKERVVGTHFFNPAPIMPVVELIQGKHSSEETIKTATSFIESLEKNVVLAKDVPGFIVNRIITPMLNEAMLSYEQGISTKEDIDTALKKAMGHPMGPLELSDYIGLDTLLYFMEHVYAETGNEAYRPGEFLKELVRKGHLGLKTGKGFYEYEEASAKITG; encoded by the coding sequence ATGAAAAAGATCAAAGAAATCACCCAGGTCGCCGTGGTAGGCGCAGGTGCGATGGGGAGCGGCATCGCCCAAGTATGTATTCAATCTGGCTACTCTGTCGTCTTGTATGATGTCAATGAGAGTCAGCTAAAACTAGCGGCTTCCAATGTATTGAACCGAATAAAAAAGTGGGCCGAAAAGAGAAATAGGCAAGAGGAGCTCCAACTTTTAGAAGGACGTCTGATAATTGGGGGACGATTGGAAGATATCGAGAGTGCGGAAATTGTAATTGAGGCGATTGCAGAACAGTTAGATGTAAAACAATCCTTATTTAACCGATTGGAAGACATTGTTTCTTCTGATACGATACTGGCTTCCAATACTTCAGGTATTTCAATAACAGATATTGCGCTCGGCTGTAAGAACAAGGAACGAGTGGTTGGCACACATTTTTTTAATCCGGCGCCTATTATGCCTGTCGTGGAATTAATACAAGGAAAACATTCTTCAGAGGAAACTATTAAAACGGCAACAAGTTTTATTGAAAGCCTGGAAAAGAACGTAGTGCTGGCAAAAGATGTCCCTGGCTTTATCGTCAATCGCATCATCACGCCTATGTTGAATGAAGCGATGCTTTCTTATGAACAAGGGATTTCAACGAAAGAGGATATTGATACAGCATTGAAGAAGGCGATGGGACATCCGATGGGGCCGCTGGAGTTATCCGATTATATCGGCTTGGATACGCTGCTGTACTTTATGGAGCATGTCTATGCCGAAACTGGAAACGAAGCGTATAGACCGGGAGAGTTTCTCAAGGAACTAGTGAGGAAAGGGCATCTAGGCTTGAAAACGGGAAAAGGTTTTTATGAATATGAAGAAGCAAGTGCAAAAATAACAGGCTGA
- a CDS encoding acyl-CoA dehydrogenase family protein yields the protein MAVKEKEVQEELDIFSSTIRGFAQEKIAPVAASIDENHQVPSGLMEEMKEMGMFGVPFPEEYGGSGFGWRAYYMMVEELAKIEGSIPAIIGAHTTIASNTIYVAGTDEQKRKYLTPLAQGEYLGAFALTEPGAGSDAAGIRTMAKKDGDDWIINGSKCFITNAPSADVFVVFAKTDMEKGARGGITAFIVEKGAEGLSIGKVEKKLGIRGSETSDVILDNVRVPSSQVLGEVGEAFKYAMRVMQNGRLSIAAQSLGLAKGAFEMAVEYAKERQQFGKSIASFQSIQNKIAEMKMEIFAIESMLESAIRLMEEEKPFNLEGSIVKAYASEKADAIINESLQVFGGYGYTMDFPIERMLRDSRINRIYEGTSEIQRVVIAKEVFRG from the coding sequence ATGGCGGTAAAAGAGAAAGAAGTCCAAGAGGAATTAGATATATTTTCTAGTACAATACGAGGATTTGCGCAGGAGAAAATCGCTCCTGTGGCAGCATCCATTGATGAAAATCATCAAGTCCCTTCTGGTTTGATGGAAGAGATGAAGGAAATGGGGATGTTCGGCGTTCCCTTTCCGGAAGAATACGGAGGCAGCGGATTCGGGTGGCGGGCGTATTACATGATGGTGGAGGAGCTTGCGAAAATCGAAGGCTCGATTCCGGCGATTATCGGAGCACACACAACGATTGCATCGAATACGATTTATGTCGCAGGAACAGACGAACAGAAAAGGAAGTATTTAACGCCGCTTGCTCAAGGGGAGTATTTGGGCGCCTTCGCTTTGACGGAGCCGGGAGCTGGATCAGATGCGGCGGGAATTCGGACTATGGCGAAGAAGGATGGAGACGATTGGATCATTAATGGAAGCAAGTGCTTTATTACAAATGCGCCTTCCGCAGACGTTTTCGTCGTGTTTGCCAAAACGGATATGGAAAAAGGAGCCCGCGGCGGAATCACTGCTTTTATCGTCGAAAAAGGGGCGGAGGGTTTATCCATCGGGAAAGTGGAGAAAAAGTTGGGAATCCGGGGCTCGGAAACAAGTGATGTCATCTTGGATAATGTCCGTGTACCTTCCTCTCAAGTTCTCGGTGAGGTGGGAGAGGCCTTCAAGTATGCGATGAGAGTCATGCAGAATGGGCGGTTGTCAATTGCGGCTCAATCGCTTGGCTTGGCTAAAGGGGCTTTTGAAATGGCGGTAGAGTATGCCAAAGAGAGACAGCAGTTTGGAAAATCGATTGCGAGCTTCCAGTCGATCCAGAACAAAATTGCCGAAATGAAAATGGAGATTTTCGCTATCGAATCCATGTTGGAAAGCGCCATCCGGCTGATGGAAGAAGAGAAACCATTTAACTTGGAAGGGTCCATCGTGAAAGCCTATGCTTCGGAAAAAGCGGATGCAATTATCAATGAATCGCTTCAAGTATTTGGCGGTTACGGCTATACGATGGATTTCCCAATCGAAAGAATGCTTCGTGATTCACGGATCAATCGTATTTATGAAGGAACGAGCGAGATTCAGCGAGTGGTTATTGCGAAGGAAGTCTTTCGTGGATGA
- a CDS encoding class I adenylate-forming enzyme family protein has translation MISTILKEGLRKNPHKIAIYEKDKTFSYEELDQQIGQLAEGMKKSLRLEQGDVLAIQASNRIEFVWTLYACWRLGVAITTMNPALKPDEIKHQLENSNAKCFFYENSCKEKAAEAMRNMEIHPVQVLLDGPVNEGEIRFLSLFTGQGIPEQEIDQEAVALIIYTSGTTGKPKGVLLTHRNVVSMIHGVIESLHLQESDRSYLILPLFHVNSIHFTLSAPIYLGASVVLTNRFDPNEFLRNVEQFKPTYTVGVPTVYKLLADFPAEEIQKYDLSPLKFGLCGGAPLTESEFHRFQQNYPFQFLEAWGLSEAAACSTSNPLHGTQKIGSIGIPLPGQQVKVVDEQGGEVPRGERGELIVKGDVVMAGYLNNPKATEEALRDGWLYTGDIGYEDEDGYFYLVGRKKDVIIRGGINIYPKQIEEVLYEISSIKEAAVVGIPDEKYGEEVVAYVSVHESDQLSEEAIITYCKEKMANYKCPVKIYFLDALPKNSVGKIVKHELGKITV, from the coding sequence ATGATTTCGACCATTTTAAAGGAAGGATTACGAAAAAATCCTCACAAAATTGCAATATACGAGAAAGACAAAACATTCTCTTATGAAGAACTCGATCAGCAGATTGGGCAGTTGGCGGAGGGGATGAAAAAGTCTCTCCGTCTCGAACAAGGGGATGTCTTGGCCATCCAAGCTTCCAATCGGATTGAATTTGTTTGGACGTTATATGCGTGCTGGCGACTGGGCGTGGCGATAACAACGATGAATCCTGCTTTGAAGCCTGATGAAATCAAGCATCAGCTGGAAAACTCAAACGCCAAATGTTTTTTCTATGAAAACTCATGTAAAGAGAAAGCGGCGGAAGCTATGCGCAATATGGAAATCCATCCGGTTCAAGTTCTGTTGGATGGACCGGTGAATGAGGGAGAAATTCGTTTTTTATCCCTGTTTACAGGTCAAGGAATACCAGAGCAAGAGATCGATCAAGAAGCGGTCGCACTCATTATTTATACGTCTGGAACGACAGGTAAGCCGAAAGGGGTTTTATTGACCCATCGGAATGTTGTGAGCATGATCCACGGTGTGATCGAGAGCCTTCATTTACAGGAGAGTGACCGTTCGTATTTAATTTTGCCGTTATTCCATGTCAATTCCATTCATTTTACACTAAGCGCGCCTATCTATCTTGGGGCAAGTGTGGTGCTGACAAACCGTTTCGATCCGAATGAGTTTTTACGAAATGTCGAACAGTTCAAGCCTACTTATACAGTAGGTGTGCCGACTGTTTATAAACTACTCGCTGATTTTCCTGCCGAAGAGATCCAGAAATATGATCTAAGCCCATTGAAATTCGGCTTATGTGGTGGAGCTCCCCTTACAGAAAGTGAATTTCATAGATTTCAACAAAACTATCCATTTCAATTTTTGGAAGCTTGGGGATTGTCAGAAGCGGCGGCTTGTTCGACATCCAATCCTTTACATGGCACGCAAAAGATCGGCTCTATTGGCATCCCGCTTCCGGGCCAACAAGTGAAAGTTGTAGATGAACAAGGAGGGGAAGTCCCTCGGGGCGAGCGGGGAGAATTGATTGTCAAGGGAGATGTCGTCATGGCGGGTTATTTGAATAACCCGAAGGCGACGGAGGAAGCGTTGCGGGATGGCTGGCTATACACCGGGGATATTGGGTATGAAGACGAAGACGGCTATTTCTATCTCGTCGGAAGAAAAAAGGATGTCATTATTCGGGGCGGCATTAATATTTATCCGAAGCAGATCGAGGAAGTTCTTTATGAAATTTCTTCTATTAAAGAGGCGGCAGTCGTCGGGATTCCTGATGAAAAATACGGGGAAGAAGTGGTCGCTTATGTCAGTGTTCACGAAAGTGATCAGTTGAGCGAAGAGGCTATTATTACGTACTGCAAAGAAAAAATGGCGAATTATAAATGCCCTGTGAAAATATACTTTTTAGATGCTTTGCCGAAAAACTCGGTTGGTAAAATCGTGAAACACGAACTAGGCAAAATTACTGTGTAA
- a CDS encoding ABC transporter ATP-binding protein produces MLKLTDIHTYYGKVHALKGISIQVEEGSIVSLIGANGAGKSTTLKTISRLIQPKQGHFEWKGSSFIRKPSNEIVKQGIIHCPEGRRVFPLLTVEENLKIGAYQSKDKKTDERNLEKVFTYFPRLKERLQQKAGTLSGGEQQMLAIGRSLMGNPKVLLLDEPSLGIAPIIVREIFEIIQAINKEGTSILLVEQNAHMALEISDYAYVLENGRIALEGKAEDLRQNEEIKQLYLGK; encoded by the coding sequence TTGTTGAAGCTAACTGATATTCATACGTATTACGGAAAGGTGCATGCGTTGAAAGGAATTTCCATTCAAGTGGAGGAAGGATCCATAGTGTCACTAATCGGCGCAAATGGAGCTGGAAAATCGACTACACTGAAAACAATTTCCCGACTGATCCAGCCGAAACAAGGTCATTTCGAATGGAAAGGGTCTTCCTTCATTCGAAAACCTTCCAATGAAATCGTCAAACAAGGGATCATTCATTGTCCGGAAGGGCGCCGTGTGTTTCCATTGCTAACGGTTGAGGAGAACTTGAAAATCGGGGCGTATCAATCGAAAGATAAGAAAACGGATGAACGTAATCTGGAAAAAGTGTTCACGTATTTTCCGCGGCTGAAAGAGCGGCTTCAGCAAAAGGCGGGTACTTTGAGTGGTGGAGAACAACAGATGTTAGCGATTGGCCGGTCTCTGATGGGGAATCCGAAAGTATTATTGTTGGATGAACCATCCCTTGGGATTGCACCAATCATCGTCCGAGAGATTTTTGAGATTATCCAGGCAATCAATAAGGAAGGGACATCCATCCTGTTAGTGGAGCAGAATGCTCATATGGCATTGGAGATTTCCGATTACGCGTATGTATTGGAAAACGGTCGGATTGCCCTGGAAGGAAAAGCAGAAGATCTGCGGCAAAATGAGGAAATTAAACAATTATATTTGGGCAAGTAG
- a CDS encoding ABC transporter ATP-binding protein has translation MLTFENVTVQFAGLTAVDRLSFTVPEGSIYSIIGPNGAGKTTVFNCISRFYTPTGGRILFNEKDLLKVKPHEVVREGIARSFQNVELFSEMTVLENLLTGLHPLMKRNIFSISVHLPSVRKAEKEAKDKAYDVMEMLDITELAHEKVSDLPFGYQKMVDIGRAIMAEPKLLLLDEPVAGMNPVETQQISELIIRLKEEMGYTVLLIEHDMSLVMKVSDYLTVVNFGQKIAEGLPKEVQNDPVVIEAYLGEVEPLVEAN, from the coding sequence ATGTTAACCTTTGAAAATGTGACTGTCCAATTTGCGGGATTGACTGCTGTTGATCGTCTGTCGTTCACAGTACCGGAAGGCAGTATTTATTCCATCATCGGGCCAAACGGAGCGGGAAAAACGACCGTGTTCAACTGCATTAGCCGTTTCTACACACCTACAGGCGGCCGTATCCTTTTCAATGAAAAAGATTTATTGAAAGTGAAACCGCATGAGGTCGTACGGGAAGGCATTGCCCGAAGCTTCCAAAATGTCGAGTTGTTTTCCGAAATGACGGTGTTAGAAAACCTATTAACCGGATTGCATCCTTTGATGAAACGCAATATTTTCTCCATTTCCGTCCATTTGCCTTCTGTCCGGAAAGCGGAAAAAGAAGCGAAGGATAAGGCATATGATGTGATGGAAATGCTCGATATTACGGAACTTGCTCATGAAAAGGTATCCGATCTCCCTTTCGGTTATCAGAAGATGGTCGATATCGGCCGCGCGATAATGGCGGAACCGAAACTGCTGCTGTTGGATGAGCCGGTTGCGGGTATGAATCCTGTTGAAACGCAGCAAATCAGCGAATTGATCATCCGTCTGAAAGAGGAGATGGGATATACCGTTTTATTGATCGAGCATGATATGTCATTGGTGATGAAAGTGTCGGATTATTTGACTGTTGTCAATTTCGGTCAAAAGATTGCGGAAGGGCTGCCGAAGGAAGTGCAAAATGATCCGGTTGTCATCGAAGCCTATTTGGGGGAGGTGGAGCCTCTTGTTGAAGCTAACTGA
- a CDS encoding branched-chain amino acid ABC transporter permease: MKQLLGNKKAWVGLLILFALAFPMLVGNSGYFMTLFVLACVYVIAAMALNLLVGFGGQISVGNAAFLVIGGYTVAILAGKYNLPIWLLLPLSGVVTGVIGLVIGLPAVRLSGHFLAVATLGFGLSVPQIVLNWDTVTNGYSGLSVTRPAFLSSDIQFFYVVVLITLLIIWVMNNIVKSGLGRAFVAIRDSEVAAQANGIHIAFNKTMMFVISAFFTGIAGGLYAYWIGFVSPDDFSIVTSLMLLAMIVVGGMASIPGAIIGAVLFTIIPHFTNAFVGITNIVIGLAVVLVLFFRPKGIVSLFDFAKKPHSKQEPSEPASASASVKGVARDVNL, translated from the coding sequence ATGAAACAACTTCTTGGGAATAAAAAAGCGTGGGTCGGCCTGTTGATTTTATTTGCCCTGGCATTTCCGATGCTGGTCGGGAATTCGGGTTATTTCATGACACTCTTCGTTCTGGCCTGTGTGTATGTCATCGCGGCGATGGCTTTGAACCTGCTTGTCGGTTTCGGTGGACAGATCTCCGTCGGAAATGCAGCTTTCCTCGTAATCGGAGGATATACGGTCGCCATTTTAGCGGGGAAATATAATTTGCCGATCTGGCTATTGCTCCCACTTTCTGGAGTGGTGACAGGCGTAATCGGTTTGGTGATTGGCTTGCCGGCCGTCCGGTTGAGTGGCCACTTTTTGGCGGTAGCGACACTCGGGTTCGGGCTATCCGTTCCACAAATTGTATTGAATTGGGATACCGTGACGAATGGTTATTCGGGACTCTCGGTTACCCGGCCCGCCTTCCTCTCTTCTGACATTCAGTTTTTCTACGTCGTCGTCCTCATAACCCTCCTAATTATCTGGGTCATGAATAATATTGTGAAAAGCGGATTGGGCAGGGCGTTTGTTGCCATCCGTGACAGTGAAGTGGCTGCGCAGGCAAACGGTATCCATATCGCGTTTAATAAAACGATGATGTTTGTCATCAGCGCCTTCTTCACTGGCATCGCGGGCGGGTTATATGCGTATTGGATTGGGTTTGTCAGTCCGGATGATTTTAGCATCGTGACATCGCTGATGTTACTAGCCATGATTGTGGTCGGCGGGATGGCTTCCATTCCAGGTGCCATTATTGGTGCCGTGCTCTTTACGATTATTCCGCATTTCACGAATGCGTTCGTCGGGATTACGAATATTGTCATTGGTTTGGCGGTCGTGCTCGTGCTGTTTTTCCGTCCGAAAGGGATCGTGTCCCTCTTTGATTTTGCGAAAAAACCACATAGTAAACAAGAGCCGAGTGAGCCTGCATCGGCTTCCGCGTCTGTGAAAGGGGTGGCGAGAGATGTTAACCTTTGA
- a CDS encoding branched-chain amino acid ABC transporter permease — translation MQIIISGLIFGCVYGLAGLGMVLIYKTTGVVNFAQGEMAMITTFVSFLFLSSLNLPYLVSFFLALAFAAILGIVIYQVFMKRIQNQSHIFQMVMTLGLFLILNGVAGLIWGHHPTSYPEAVQGAPFQIGSVFVTPNELFVVGLTAVLMLLFYFFFKYSKVGLAMRASSQDITAAELMGVKVSTVFLSIWAIGAILGGVAGMMTAPITFLNINMMFTVLVMAFAAAVLGGFVSLPGALIGGLIVGVFENLVSYYGAPEMKMVYTFLLIVAVLYIRPQGLFGGEKMVKKV, via the coding sequence ATGCAAATTATTATCAGTGGATTGATCTTCGGCTGTGTGTATGGTCTGGCAGGATTAGGGATGGTGCTCATTTATAAAACGACCGGCGTAGTGAATTTTGCGCAAGGGGAGATGGCGATGATCACGACATTTGTCAGTTTCCTGTTTCTATCCAGCCTGAATTTGCCGTATCTGGTCTCCTTTTTCCTTGCACTCGCCTTTGCCGCGATACTCGGTATTGTCATTTATCAAGTGTTCATGAAGCGGATTCAGAACCAATCCCATATTTTCCAGATGGTGATGACGCTGGGGTTGTTTCTCATTCTGAACGGGGTTGCCGGATTAATCTGGGGGCATCATCCGACGAGTTATCCGGAAGCTGTGCAAGGGGCTCCTTTTCAGATTGGCTCGGTTTTTGTAACGCCAAATGAGTTATTTGTTGTTGGATTGACTGCTGTTTTGATGTTGCTGTTCTACTTTTTCTTCAAATATAGCAAAGTGGGGTTGGCGATGCGGGCCTCATCACAGGATATTACAGCAGCCGAACTGATGGGGGTGAAAGTGTCAACGGTCTTTCTGTCCATTTGGGCAATCGGAGCTATCCTTGGTGGAGTGGCCGGTATGATGACCGCGCCTATCACTTTCCTGAATATCAATATGATGTTCACAGTTTTGGTGATGGCTTTTGCAGCCGCGGTACTTGGCGGGTTTGTCAGTTTGCCTGGCGCATTAATTGGAGGATTGATTGTCGGAGTTTTTGAGAATCTGGTCAGCTACTATGGCGCTCCAGAAATGAAAATGGTGTATACCTTCCTGTTGATTGTGGCAGTGCTTTACATTCGTCCACAAGGCCTATTCGGCGGAGAAAAAATGGTGAAGAAGGTGTGA
- a CDS encoding ABC transporter substrate-binding protein, protein MDKRGYRKKWRKIGIKGFLCLMIIMLLAACNGEPEGTSSSADASEGKGDLPQGVTDSEILVGFVGPQTGATAIYDSSRKAVESYFNYINENGGVNGRTLKLVAYDNQGEPAKTVQMVKRLVEQDKVFAMVGNVGSSANLAVLDYYKQTGIPVIMPGTGNKQLMDPPIPNVLGGSVINYSIEAKLLLDYAVNQADAKTIAIAYQNDDLGKEGYEAIKEAIGNYADVEIVEEVNFLQTDVEFSSQAQKIQNAKPDAVIVLSTPNPAANFKKALYRIGANDITYIVASVGGNDSNLFELAGEDVWNGTISAATIPIPGGGDESDSLKLFVERFGSDHPKEPLVGVSQSGWGSAEVFVEGLKRAEDNLDWPSFLETFYTFDNWKDSIYAGVSFSEENHYGVTSLYLTEAKDGKIESTSVIMTVDPKTGEVTSD, encoded by the coding sequence ATGGATAAGCGAGGATATAGGAAAAAATGGCGGAAGATTGGTATCAAAGGCTTCTTATGTTTAATGATCATTATGTTATTGGCCGCGTGTAACGGTGAGCCGGAGGGAACTTCAAGCAGTGCGGATGCTTCGGAAGGAAAGGGCGATTTACCGCAAGGGGTAACGGATAGTGAAATTCTTGTTGGTTTTGTAGGTCCGCAAACCGGGGCTACTGCCATTTATGACTCGAGCCGGAAAGCGGTTGAATCCTATTTCAATTACATCAATGAAAACGGGGGAGTCAATGGACGGACGTTGAAGTTGGTTGCCTATGACAATCAAGGGGAACCAGCGAAAACCGTTCAAATGGTAAAAAGACTTGTGGAGCAGGATAAAGTGTTTGCAATGGTTGGAAACGTAGGATCCAGTGCCAACTTAGCGGTTTTGGATTATTACAAGCAGACAGGCATTCCTGTCATTATGCCAGGGACAGGAAATAAACAATTGATGGATCCGCCGATTCCAAACGTATTGGGTGGCAGTGTCATCAATTACTCCATTGAAGCGAAACTTCTTTTGGATTATGCGGTCAATCAAGCGGATGCCAAAACGATTGCCATCGCCTATCAGAATGATGATCTAGGAAAAGAAGGATATGAAGCGATCAAAGAAGCAATCGGTAATTATGCGGATGTAGAAATTGTAGAAGAAGTGAATTTCTTGCAAACGGATGTAGAGTTCAGTTCGCAAGCTCAAAAGATTCAAAATGCAAAACCGGATGCTGTCATTGTATTGAGTACACCGAATCCGGCAGCTAACTTTAAAAAGGCTCTTTATCGGATCGGGGCAAATGATATTACGTATATTGTTGCGTCTGTAGGCGGTAATGACTCGAATCTCTTTGAACTTGCGGGAGAAGATGTTTGGAATGGAACGATTTCAGCTGCTACGATTCCGATTCCGGGTGGAGGAGATGAAAGCGACAGTTTGAAGTTGTTTGTTGAACGATTCGGGTCCGATCATCCGAAAGAGCCGTTGGTTGGTGTAAGTCAATCGGGCTGGGGAAGTGCGGAAGTGTTCGTTGAGGGCTTGAAACGGGCCGAGGATAACTTAGACTGGCCAAGCTTTTTGGAAACCTTCTATACATTTGACAACTGGAAAGATTCCATTTACGCAGGTGTTTCATTTTCCGAGGAAAATCACTATGGCGTCACATCGTTGTATTTGACTGAAGCGAAAGACGGAAAAATCGAATCTACTTCTGTCATTATGACAGTCGATCCGAAAACGGGTGAAGTTACTTCGGATTAA